In a single window of the Bos taurus isolate L1 Dominette 01449 registration number 42190680 breed Hereford chromosome 23, ARS-UCD2.0, whole genome shotgun sequence genome:
- the APOBEC2 gene encoding probable C->U-editing enzyme APOBEC-2 has translation MAQKEEAAAAAEPASQNGEEVENLEDPEKLKELIELPPFEIVTGERLPAHYFKFQFRNVEYSSGRNKTFLCYVVEAQSKGGQVQASRGYLEDEHATNHAEEAFFNSIMPTFDPALRYMVTWYVSSSPCAACADRIVKTLNKTKNLRLLILVGRLFMWEEPEIQAALRKLKEAGCRLRIMKPQDFEYIWQNFVEQEEGESKAFEPWEDIQENFLYYEEKLADILK, from the exons ATGGCTCAGAAAGAAgaggccgcggcggcggcggagccCGCCTCCCAGAATGGCGAGGAGGTGGAGAACCTAGAGGACCCCGAAAAGCTGAAGGAGCTGATTGAGCTGCCGCCCTTTGAGATCGTCACTGG GGAGCGACTGCCTGCCCACTACTTTAAGTTTCAGTTCCGGAATGTGGAGTACAGCTCCGGCAGGAACAAGACCTTCCTCTGCTATGTGGTGGAAGCGCAGAGCAAGGGAGGCCAAGTGCAGGCCTCTCGGGGGTACCTGGAGGATGAGCACGCCACTAACCACGCGGAGGAAGCCTTCTTCAACAGCATCATGCCGACCTTCGACCCCGCCCTGCGCTACATGGTCACCTGGTACGTGTCCTCCAGTCCCTGCGCGGCCTGCGCGGACCGCATCGTCAAGACCCTCAATAAGACCAAGAACCTGCGCCTGCTCATCCTGGTGGGGCGGCTGTTCATGTGGGAAGAGCCTGAGATACAGGCCGCTCTCAGGAAGCTGAAGGAAGCCGGCTGCAGACTTCGCATCATGAAGCCCCAGGACTTCGAGTACATCTGGCAGAATTTCGTGGAGCAAGAAGAGGGTGAATCCAAGGCCTTTGAGCCCTGGGAGGACATTCAGGAGAACTTCCTGTACTATGAGGAGAAGTTGGCGGACATCCTGAAGTAG